A stretch of the Bradyrhizobium arachidis genome encodes the following:
- a CDS encoding S1C family serine protease, with the protein MPAMTEWRVPPAHQPRASDYGFDLDRVLSSVVGLHSIIPPDAFSAETLGTERAGNGVVIDDGLVLTIGYLITEAEAVWLHLGDGRVVQGHVLGFDSVTGFGLVQALGRLDLEPIPLGSSAATRIGDRVVVGGAGGRTRSVASQIVAKQEFAGYWEYLLDEAAFTYPAHPNWGGTGLINERGELIGIGSLQLERERDGKAEHVNMIVPIDLLKPILDDLRKFGRVNKPARPWLGLFSTEIDNRVVVIGISSNGPAERAELKTGDVILAVDGEKVTSQTDFYRKMWSLGAAGVDVPLTVHHEGVTFDVTVTSTDRFKLLKQPKLH; encoded by the coding sequence ATGCCCGCCATGACCGAATGGAGAGTGCCGCCGGCACATCAGCCCCGCGCGAGCGACTATGGTTTTGATCTCGACCGCGTGCTGTCCTCCGTCGTCGGCCTGCATTCCATCATCCCGCCGGACGCCTTCAGCGCCGAGACGCTCGGCACCGAGCGCGCCGGCAATGGCGTCGTGATCGACGACGGGCTGGTGCTCACCATCGGCTACCTCATCACCGAGGCGGAGGCGGTGTGGCTGCATCTTGGCGATGGACGCGTCGTGCAAGGCCACGTGCTCGGCTTCGACTCCGTCACCGGCTTCGGCCTGGTGCAGGCGCTGGGCCGTCTCGACCTCGAGCCGATCCCGCTCGGCTCTTCCGCAGCAACGCGGATCGGCGACCGCGTCGTGGTCGGTGGTGCGGGCGGACGCACGCGCTCGGTCGCGAGCCAGATCGTGGCGAAGCAGGAGTTTGCCGGCTATTGGGAATATCTATTGGACGAGGCGGCCTTCACCTACCCCGCGCATCCGAACTGGGGCGGCACCGGGCTGATCAACGAGCGCGGCGAACTGATCGGCATCGGCTCGCTCCAGCTCGAGCGGGAGCGCGACGGCAAGGCCGAGCATGTCAACATGATCGTGCCGATCGACCTGTTGAAGCCGATCCTCGACGATTTGCGCAAGTTTGGCCGCGTCAACAAGCCGGCGCGCCCCTGGCTCGGCCTGTTCTCGACCGAGATCGACAACCGCGTCGTGGTGATCGGCATCTCCTCCAACGGACCTGCTGAGCGCGCCGAGCTCAAGACCGGCGACGTCATTCTGGCCGTCGACGGCGAGAAGGTGACGAGCCAGACGGACTTCTATCGCAAGATGTGGTCGCTCGGCGCCGCCGGCGTCGACGTGCCGCTCACGGTGCATCATGAAGGCGTCACCTTCGACGTCACCGTGACCTCGACGGACCGCTTCAAACTCCTGAAGCAGCCCAAGCTGCACTGA
- a CDS encoding phospholipase, with product MSEAVVDDIVAVLPPLLNALEGLGFVARHLHPPAFESVMQAIDTPDDALRVARSRLGEWPQAFAEMRGLIERACDETLAAFAGLRTVQRGQGDFVAVFRALRHVPRAQEALYPLAAKFPPVSSFFLSATTREDEDLLTRLTEATGEHTGIVHDHNEPGNRGGFSLYVPEYYTPDRAWPLVMALHGGSGNGRGFLWSWLRDARSFGAILVAPTATGPTRALMGDDSDTPNLMRILESIRSRFNVDPQRMLMTGMSDGGTFCYVSGLEAASPFTHLAPVSATFHPLMAEMADAARLQGLPVFITHGKLDWMFPVQVARQTQGALSAAGADVTYREIDDLSHCYPREINAELLQWLNGG from the coding sequence ATGAGCGAGGCCGTGGTGGACGACATCGTGGCCGTGCTGCCGCCATTACTCAACGCATTGGAGGGGCTCGGCTTCGTCGCGCGCCATCTGCATCCGCCGGCCTTCGAATCCGTCATGCAGGCGATCGATACGCCGGACGATGCTCTGCGAGTAGCGCGTTCGCGCCTCGGCGAATGGCCGCAGGCGTTTGCGGAGATGCGCGGCCTGATCGAGCGGGCCTGCGATGAAACGCTCGCGGCCTTCGCCGGCCTGCGCACGGTTCAGCGCGGCCAGGGCGATTTCGTCGCGGTGTTTCGCGCCTTGCGCCATGTGCCCCGCGCGCAGGAAGCGCTCTATCCGCTCGCCGCAAAATTCCCGCCGGTCAGCAGCTTCTTCCTTAGCGCCACAACGCGCGAGGATGAGGACCTGCTGACGCGACTAACCGAGGCGACCGGTGAGCACACCGGCATTGTCCACGATCACAACGAGCCCGGCAACCGCGGCGGCTTCTCGCTTTACGTGCCGGAATACTACACACCTGACCGCGCCTGGCCGCTGGTAATGGCGCTGCATGGCGGCAGCGGCAACGGCCGCGGCTTCCTGTGGAGCTGGCTGCGCGACGCGCGAAGTTTTGGCGCGATCCTGGTCGCCCCGACCGCCACGGGGCCGACCAGGGCGCTGATGGGCGACGACAGCGACACGCCCAATCTGATGCGCATCCTCGAGAGCATCCGCAGCCGCTTCAACGTCGATCCCCAGAGGATGCTGATGACCGGTATGAGCGACGGCGGCACCTTCTGCTATGTCAGCGGCCTGGAGGCCGCCTCGCCCTTCACGCATCTCGCGCCAGTCTCGGCGACCTTCCATCCGCTGATGGCGGAAATGGCTGATGCCGCGCGGCTGCAGGGACTGCCGGTCTTCATCACCCACGGCAAGCTCGATTGGATGTTCCCTGTGCAGGTTGCACGCCAGACGCAAGGCGCGCTGTCAGCCGCCGGCGCAGACGTCACCTATCGCGAGATCGATGACCTCAGCCATTGCTATCCGCGCGAGATCAACGCGGAGCTGCTGCAATGGCTGAATGGCGGATGA
- a CDS encoding DsbA family protein has protein sequence MTKFRDERGLATTRRGALTLIGASALLAGGLATRSAIAATSDDDEVLTEAKVLRDPDVPVAGNLDGDISIVEWSDYNCPYCRKLEPELRQVIQDDGKVRLVMKDWPILGPVSVTAARIALAAKFQDKYHQAHDAMIGVSSRLTEPRINEILAAAGVDMDRLKRDLTGRAKDIDAILKRNNDQAEAFGFRGTPSFIVGKFRVPGVLTMAEFEQVIADARKAKASKSN, from the coding sequence ATGACCAAATTCAGGGACGAACGCGGCCTGGCGACGACGCGGCGCGGAGCACTGACGCTGATCGGCGCGAGCGCGCTGCTTGCCGGCGGCCTCGCGACCCGCTCGGCGATTGCGGCGACGAGCGACGATGACGAGGTGCTGACCGAAGCCAAGGTGCTTCGCGATCCGGATGTGCCGGTTGCCGGCAATCTCGACGGCGACATCAGCATCGTCGAATGGTCGGACTACAATTGTCCCTATTGCCGGAAGCTCGAGCCCGAGCTTCGCCAGGTCATCCAGGACGACGGCAAGGTGCGGCTGGTGATGAAGGACTGGCCGATCCTCGGCCCGGTGTCGGTGACGGCGGCGCGGATCGCGCTCGCTGCGAAATTCCAGGACAAGTACCACCAGGCGCATGATGCCATGATTGGCGTCAGCTCGCGACTGACCGAGCCGCGCATCAACGAGATTCTGGCGGCTGCTGGCGTCGACATGGACCGTCTCAAGCGCGACCTCACGGGTCGCGCCAAGGACATCGACGCGATCCTGAAGCGCAACAACGATCAGGCCGAGGCTTTCGGTTTCCGCGGCACGCCGTCCTTCATCGTCGGGAAATTCCGCGTGCCGGGTGTGCTGACCATGGCGGAGTTCGAGCAGGTGATCGCCGACGCGCGCAAGGCGAAGGCGAGCAAGAGCAACTGA
- a CDS encoding PaaI family thioesterase, with protein MAAFEPKNPDYDAAATALFAGQPAMHTLGISLTRLAPGEAELAMDHSPAFTQQNGFVHAGIVTAALDNACGVAAFTLMPREADILTVEFKTNLLAPARGSRFIFKAEVVKPGRTLTFCEAKAFAERDGTTTLIATMTGTLMALLPRNPGAIAA; from the coding sequence ATGGCTGCGTTCGAGCCGAAGAACCCGGACTACGACGCCGCGGCGACTGCGCTGTTCGCGGGACAGCCGGCGATGCACACGCTCGGCATCTCGCTCACGCGGCTTGCGCCGGGCGAGGCCGAACTTGCCATGGATCATTCGCCCGCCTTCACCCAGCAGAACGGTTTTGTCCATGCCGGTATCGTCACGGCGGCGCTGGACAATGCCTGCGGCGTTGCCGCCTTCACGCTGATGCCGCGCGAGGCCGACATCCTCACCGTCGAGTTCAAGACCAATTTGCTCGCGCCGGCACGGGGCAGCCGCTTCATCTTCAAGGCCGAGGTGGTCAAGCCCGGCCGGACGCTCACCTTCTGCGAGGCCAAGGCCTTCGCCGAACGTGACGGCACAACGACGCTGATCGCGACCATGACCGGCACGCTGATGGCGCTGCTGCCGCGGAATCCGGGCGCGATCGCGGCGTAG
- a CDS encoding thioesterase family protein: MREEATYRGTVYPWQCDHVGHMNIMWYVGKFDEANWNLFARLGLTPSYLRTSGRGMAAVQQNISYTRELLAGDIVEIRSVLLEVRDKLIRFRHDMTNVETSETAATCEITAVHMDRAARKSAPFEAFISETALRQLAEPVMA, from the coding sequence ATGCGGGAGGAGGCGACCTATCGCGGCACGGTCTATCCGTGGCAGTGCGATCACGTCGGCCACATGAACATCATGTGGTATGTCGGCAAATTCGACGAGGCCAACTGGAATCTGTTCGCCCGCCTCGGACTGACGCCGAGCTATCTGCGCACGTCCGGCCGCGGCATGGCCGCGGTGCAGCAGAACATCAGCTACACGCGCGAACTGCTCGCCGGCGACATCGTGGAGATCCGCAGCGTGCTTCTCGAAGTGCGCGACAAGCTGATCCGCTTCCGGCATGACATGACCAATGTCGAAACCAGCGAGACCGCCGCGACCTGCGAGATCACCGCCGTACATATGGACCGCGCGGCGCGCAAATCGGCGCCGTTTGAAGCTTTCATCAGCGAGACCGCGCTGCGACAGCTTGCCGAACCGGTCATGGCATAA
- a CDS encoding TetR/AcrR family transcriptional regulator: protein MSDGKGDVWVEAGFKELAASGVEGVRVEVLAKNLGVTKGGFYRRFADRAALLGAMLERWREGRTAAIAQQTSLEGQNARDRLKALIQLYSERMNPEGMAIELAIRQWARSDDSAAAAVASVDAARLKNVAELYRAMGLAPEEADAQAFLFYCFIFGQSLLFERSPRKRAQLVARSAEKLLD from the coding sequence ATGAGCGACGGCAAGGGCGATGTCTGGGTCGAGGCGGGGTTCAAGGAACTCGCGGCGTCGGGCGTCGAGGGGGTGCGGGTCGAGGTGCTGGCCAAGAATCTCGGCGTCACCAAAGGCGGCTTCTACCGCCGCTTCGCCGATCGCGCCGCGCTGCTCGGCGCGATGCTGGAGCGCTGGCGGGAAGGGCGGACCGCGGCGATCGCGCAGCAGACGAGCCTCGAGGGTCAAAACGCCCGCGACCGGCTGAAGGCGCTGATCCAGCTCTACTCCGAGCGCATGAATCCGGAGGGCATGGCGATTGAGCTGGCGATACGGCAATGGGCTCGTTCGGACGACAGCGCCGCGGCGGCTGTGGCGAGCGTGGACGCCGCACGGCTGAAGAACGTTGCCGAACTCTACCGCGCCATGGGCCTTGCGCCCGAGGAAGCCGACGCGCAGGCGTTCCTGTTCTATTGCTTCATCTTCGGCCAGAGCCTGCTGTTCGAGCGCAGCCCGCGCAAGCGCGCGCAGCTCGTGGCGAGGTCGGCCGAGAAGTTATTGGATTAA
- a CDS encoding PsiF family protein → MTLTSRLAAVALASLLATGTAFAQTAAPAAKTDAKSTTAATTEKKPPKERSAESLECSKQADAKGLHGKERKKFRSECIKTAKAGTAAPADKTK, encoded by the coding sequence ATGACCCTCACCTCGCGCCTCGCCGCCGTCGCCCTCGCCTCGCTGCTCGCCACCGGCACCGCCTTCGCGCAGACCGCTGCGCCGGCGGCCAAGACCGATGCGAAGAGCACCACGGCGGCCACCACCGAGAAGAAGCCGCCGAAGGAGCGCTCGGCCGAGTCGCTCGAATGCTCCAAGCAGGCGGACGCCAAGGGCCTGCATGGCAAGGAGCGCAAGAAATTCCGCTCCGAATGCATCAAGACCGCGAAGGCCGGCACTGCCGCCCCTGCCGACAAGACGAAGTAA
- a CDS encoding AbrB family transcriptional regulator, with protein sequence MKQIAASLPFDLPSRAAIRSAVETLVIGAAGGLVFLVANLPGGLISGAMIAVGIAAIAGRQLAMPAILTQTVLVLLGISIGSVVSTHLIQQVSAYPFTIALLAAATFCATFGSSYYLQRVHGWDRTSAFLAGSPGALSQITILAVERGADLPGIAVVQTMRVIILTAALPMVLALAGVAPSAAPSMTTTIASPLELFVLVIASLALSLVLRLIKFPASWMFGAMIASSVLHGGGWIEGGLPNWVRGAALIGIGALIGSRFARMKVKTLAGHINAALGSFSVAILVSAIFVGIVVLTTHVKFSDVVVAFAPGAMDAMLALALILHIDPIFVGAHHLSRFVFVTIATPGIVHLFGRPQDDVDD encoded by the coding sequence GTGAAGCAAATCGCTGCCTCCCTGCCCTTTGACCTGCCCTCCCGCGCCGCGATCCGCAGCGCGGTGGAGACGCTCGTGATCGGTGCCGCCGGCGGGCTCGTTTTCCTGGTCGCCAACCTGCCCGGCGGGCTGATCTCCGGCGCCATGATCGCGGTCGGAATTGCGGCGATTGCCGGCCGCCAGCTCGCGATGCCCGCAATCCTGACCCAGACCGTGCTGGTGCTGCTCGGCATCTCCATCGGCTCGGTGGTGTCAACGCACCTGATCCAGCAGGTCAGCGCCTATCCCTTCACCATCGCCCTGCTCGCCGCCGCCACGTTCTGCGCGACCTTCGGCTCGAGCTATTACCTGCAGCGCGTGCATGGCTGGGACCGCACCTCGGCCTTCCTCGCCGGCAGCCCCGGCGCGCTGTCACAGATCACGATTCTGGCGGTCGAGCGCGGCGCGGATCTGCCGGGGATCGCGGTGGTGCAGACCATGCGCGTCATCATCCTCACCGCAGCGCTGCCGATGGTGCTGGCGCTGGCCGGCGTTGCGCCTTCGGCCGCACCGTCGATGACGACGACGATCGCCTCGCCGCTCGAGCTGTTCGTGCTCGTGATCGCATCGCTCGCGCTCTCGCTGGTGTTGCGGCTGATCAAATTTCCGGCGAGCTGGATGTTCGGCGCGATGATCGCCTCCAGCGTGTTGCATGGCGGCGGCTGGATCGAAGGCGGCCTGCCGAACTGGGTGCGCGGCGCGGCACTGATCGGCATCGGCGCACTGATCGGCAGCCGCTTTGCGCGGATGAAGGTAAAAACGCTCGCCGGCCACATCAACGCCGCGCTCGGCTCATTTTCCGTTGCGATCCTGGTCTCGGCAATCTTCGTCGGCATCGTGGTGCTGACCACGCATGTGAAATTTTCCGACGTCGTCGTCGCCTTCGCACCGGGCGCGATGGACGCCATGCTGGCGCTGGCGCTGATCCTGCACATCGACCCGATCTTCGTCGGCGCGCATCACCTCTCGCGCTTCGTGTTCGTGACCATCGCCACCCCCGGCATCGTCCACCTGTTCGGGCGCCCGCAGGACGACGTGGACGATTAA
- a CDS encoding disulfide bond formation protein B has protein sequence MTAASAAIPALKPASPALMASLAVTLIAAVTIAGAWFFQLVLEILPCPLCLEQRYAYYLAMPVGALTVIAARSGAPRPLLLAGLAILAFATLANAGLGAYHSGVEWGFWKGPTDCSGPVVNLGSAKDLLSRLDTVKVVRCDEVQWRFLGLSLAGYNVLISLLMAAIAAWGFAATAKR, from the coding sequence GTGACCGCCGCTAGTGCCGCGATACCAGCGCTGAAGCCCGCCAGTCCCGCGCTGATGGCGTCGCTGGCGGTCACCCTGATCGCGGCCGTGACGATCGCAGGCGCCTGGTTCTTCCAGCTCGTGCTGGAGATCCTGCCCTGTCCGCTCTGCCTGGAGCAGCGCTACGCCTACTACCTCGCGATGCCGGTCGGCGCGCTCACGGTGATTGCCGCACGAAGCGGCGCGCCGCGGCCGTTGCTGCTGGCCGGGCTCGCCATCCTCGCGTTTGCGACGCTCGCCAATGCGGGTCTCGGCGCCTACCACTCGGGCGTCGAATGGGGATTTTGGAAGGGCCCGACCGATTGCTCGGGGCCGGTGGTCAATCTCGGCAGCGCCAAGGATCTCCTGTCGCGGCTGGATACGGTGAAGGTCGTCCGCTGCGACGAGGTGCAGTGGCGCTTCCTCGGCCTCTCGCTCGCCGGCTACAACGTGCTGATCTCGCTCTTGATGGCCGCCATCGCGGCCTGGGGATTTGCGGCGACGGCGAAGCGCTAG
- a CDS encoding C25 family cysteine peptidase, giving the protein MVDKALIVNVQAMNKKYGAKGGAAVLAALRDLAKANKATGLATELIDISNAATMKKYKGKAVTTATSERQAKDAVDAVYAAAMPDYLVLIDAPDVIPHLTLDNPVPKDKDPNVPSDLPYASDAPFTSRDAAKYTAVTRVVGRIPGITGAEAPDHLIKLIRASAAFKSRPRKAYLPYFAISAKVWSKSTQESVDKIFESKAIKSCPSTGTPGVARLLKPLSHFFNCHGGEVDPQFYGQSGSRYPVAMTSADVAKGAKANAIIAAECCFGAQLFDPKWAQNKWPISNAYLQAGAIGFLGSTTTAYGPEEGNSGADLITQYWMIYALNKGASLGRACLQSRQDFVSGQKMEDPVNLKTLAQFLLLGDPSVTPCLSEASNGKVKSKGKGKSKSKSKSKSKSKAGAMSESDIDDAAARKTRRVALTAAGKAAHDSSGFPGKKVRPGTNLQALVRKLANQRGMRAGADDLEAFDIVGGDDYARQMKAHSVKQSVIVVTNHKRPSGKRPKGIPEIQVMVAHAQDNRLVRVAQYVRR; this is encoded by the coding sequence ATGGTTGACAAGGCACTGATCGTAAACGTCCAGGCAATGAACAAGAAGTACGGCGCGAAGGGAGGAGCTGCGGTCCTTGCCGCATTGCGCGACCTCGCGAAGGCCAACAAGGCGACGGGACTCGCGACCGAGCTCATCGATATTTCGAACGCCGCCACGATGAAGAAGTACAAAGGAAAAGCGGTCACGACTGCGACGAGCGAGCGTCAGGCCAAGGACGCCGTCGATGCGGTCTACGCCGCGGCGATGCCCGACTATTTGGTGCTGATCGATGCGCCGGACGTGATACCGCATCTGACGCTCGACAATCCCGTGCCGAAGGACAAGGACCCCAACGTCCCCAGCGATCTACCCTATGCGAGCGATGCGCCATTCACGTCGCGCGATGCCGCGAAGTACACGGCGGTCACGCGCGTCGTCGGCCGTATTCCCGGCATCACGGGCGCGGAGGCGCCCGATCATCTCATCAAGCTGATCCGCGCGTCGGCCGCGTTCAAGAGCCGCCCGAGGAAGGCCTATCTGCCCTACTTCGCGATATCGGCGAAGGTCTGGTCGAAGTCGACCCAGGAGAGCGTGGACAAGATCTTCGAGAGCAAGGCGATCAAGTCCTGTCCCAGCACGGGAACGCCGGGCGTCGCACGGCTCCTGAAGCCGTTGAGCCATTTCTTCAATTGTCACGGCGGCGAGGTCGATCCGCAATTTTATGGCCAGAGCGGCAGCCGATATCCGGTCGCCATGACGAGCGCCGATGTGGCGAAGGGCGCCAAGGCCAACGCGATCATCGCGGCCGAATGCTGTTTCGGCGCGCAATTGTTCGACCCGAAATGGGCCCAGAACAAATGGCCGATCTCCAACGCCTATCTCCAGGCCGGTGCGATCGGCTTTCTCGGAAGCACGACCACGGCCTACGGCCCCGAGGAAGGCAACAGCGGCGCCGACCTGATCACGCAATACTGGATGATTTACGCACTCAACAAGGGAGCTTCGCTCGGAAGGGCCTGTCTTCAGTCGCGGCAGGATTTCGTCTCCGGGCAGAAGATGGAAGATCCCGTCAATCTGAAGACGCTGGCCCAGTTCCTCCTGCTCGGCGATCCCTCCGTGACGCCCTGCCTGAGCGAGGCATCCAACGGCAAGGTCAAGAGCAAGGGCAAAGGCAAGTCAAAGTCCAAGTCCAAATCCAAATCCAAGTCCAAGGCTGGCGCCATGTCGGAATCGGATATCGACGATGCCGCGGCGCGCAAGACGCGCCGCGTCGCCCTGACCGCGGCCGGGAAGGCTGCCCATGACAGTTCGGGGTTCCCCGGCAAAAAGGTACGGCCTGGGACGAACCTGCAAGCGCTGGTACGCAAGCTCGCCAATCAACGCGGCATGCGTGCCGGCGCGGATGATCTGGAGGCGTTCGATATCGTCGGCGGCGACGACTATGCGCGCCAAATGAAAGCGCATAGTGTCAAGCAGAGCGTGATCGTGGTAACAAACCACAAGCGTCCCTCAGGCAAACGCCCGAAGGGGATACCGGAAATCCAGGTGATGGTGGCGCATGCCCAGGACAATCGCCTGGTACGCGTCGCCCAATACGTTCGCAGGTGA
- a CDS encoding response regulator transcription factor, translating to MTDQGETADTITILLVEDDAPTCWRLQDALVKAGYEVRTAGTLGQARNTLDDAAPRVLLTDLRLPDGHGIELIRETRRRFPDTEIMVISALGDEESVISAITVGATGYLLKDAFPTDIATTVRDLVAGHSPISASIARFIVRRTQTSAEPPPGPALNTAKLTPREIDILWGIAKGFSYAEIASHLGLSRQTVPGHIKNIYRKLEVHTRSEAVFEAVQQGLIKL from the coding sequence ATGACGGACCAAGGCGAGACGGCCGACACCATCACCATCCTGCTGGTCGAGGACGATGCGCCGACCTGCTGGCGGCTGCAGGATGCGCTGGTGAAGGCGGGCTACGAGGTGCGGACCGCCGGTACGCTCGGTCAGGCCCGCAACACCCTCGATGACGCGGCACCGCGCGTGCTGTTGACCGATCTGCGCCTTCCCGACGGGCACGGGATCGAACTGATCCGCGAGACCAGGCGGCGCTTTCCCGACACCGAGATCATGGTGATATCAGCGCTGGGCGACGAGGAGAGCGTGATCTCCGCCATTACCGTCGGCGCCACCGGCTATCTGCTGAAGGACGCCTTCCCGACCGACATCGCCACCACCGTGCGCGACCTCGTGGCCGGGCATTCGCCGATCTCGGCCTCGATCGCACGCTTCATCGTGCGGCGAACCCAGACGTCCGCCGAGCCCCCGCCCGGCCCCGCGCTCAACACGGCCAAATTGACCCCGCGCGAGATCGACATCCTCTGGGGCATCGCCAAAGGCTTCAGTTACGCCGAGATCGCAAGCCATCTCGGCCTGTCGCGCCAGACCGTGCCCGGGCACATCAAGAACATCTACCGCAAGCTCGAGGTCCATACCCGCAGCGAAGCGGTGTTCGAGGCCGTGCAGCAGGGCCTGATCAAGCTGTGA